One Brassica napus cultivar Da-Ae chromosome C2, Da-Ae, whole genome shotgun sequence DNA window includes the following coding sequences:
- the LOC106379367 gene encoding uncharacterized protein LOC106379367, translated as MSNRSMLSSRPLVVGLWLRIMCSSVESSQNMFFHNPIDKPKPLPRPLKSNHNIKISTDIGGEVMGIKTTHNALICRGAASVITNPSHGVYIGVSMTSRRLDSHGMVEENRSETALPGARAIVPEMTAECGEANSSGTWALCKEGMH; from the exons ATGTCAAATCGTTCCATGCTTTCTTCAAGACCTTTGGTTGTGGGTCTGTGGCTCCGTATCATGTGTTCATCTGTAG AAAGTTCACAAAACATGTTCTTCCACAATCCAATCGACAAACCAAAGCCTCTGCCAAGACCTCTGAAATCAAATCATAATATCAAAATATCTACAG ATATTGGTGGGGAAGTTATGGGCATCAAAACCACCCACAACG CGCTGATATGCCGGGGAGCTGCATCTGTAATAACAAATCCCTCGCATGGTGTGTACATCGGTGTTTCTATGACCAGCAGAAGGCTTGATAGTCATGGGATGGTTGAAGAAAACAGAAGCGAGACAGCTCTACCAGGTGCTCGAGCTATTGTTCCCGAAATGACTGCGGAGTGCGGAGAAGCCAACAGTTCTGGAACATGGGCTCTTTGTAAAGAAGGCATGCATTGA